Proteins encoded together in one Coregonus clupeaformis isolate EN_2021a chromosome 30, ASM2061545v1, whole genome shotgun sequence window:
- the LOC123482250 gene encoding myeloid-associated differentiation marker-like yields MVPSELTSETHLPSFRILCMFTWCLFFILTLLIQVINIIQFYSLFPISWKNLTMTVAALAALMTLSASVTFPWAVMGHEGVWPRPIAASLVSCLTFLAYATEAFLIRTQTQDQKGYMASMPGLLKVLQLWGGCEMIVLIVEQVRGALVAVGWQLWVSGAVYALCLLMSLGTVMVFLGDCAGRCPLPFDRLLAGFSLTGVLLYVVATILCFTRVLQLRNSGQDLTDGKTGPTLVIMETVMASITLLAYTVDLAFSFKLLRDRSHV; encoded by the coding sequence ATGGTTCCCTCGGAGCTGACCTCTGAAACCCACCTGCCCTCCTTCAGGATCCTCTGCATGTTCACCTGGTGCCTCTTCTTTATCCTCACCCTCCTAATCCAAGTGATCAACATCATCCAGTTctacagcctgttccccatctcCTGGAAGAACCTGACCATGACTGTGGCGGCTCTCGCCGCCCTCATGACCCTCAGCGCCTCAGTCACCTTCCCCTGGGCGGTCATGGGTCATGAAGGTGTCTGGCCCCGTCCTATCGCCGCCTCCTTAGTGTCGTGTCTCACCTTCCTGGCCTATGCAACCGAGGCCTTCCTCATCCGCACCCAGACCCAGGACCAGAAGGGCTACATGGCCAGCATGCCCGGCCTGCTCAAGGTGCTCCAGCTCTGGGGAGGATGTGAGATGATCGTCCTGATAGTGGAGCAGGTCCGTGGAGCTTTGGTAGCTGTAGGTTGGCAGCTATGGGTGTCTGGGGCGGTGTATGCCCTCTGTCTCCTAATGTCCCTGGGTACAGTGATGGTGTTTCTAGGGGACTGTGCTGGGCGATGCCCCCTGCCCTTTGACCGCCTGCTGGCCGGCTTCAGTCTGACAGGGGTGCTTCTCTATGTGGTCGCCACCATACTGTGTTTTACCAGAGTCCTGCAGCTACGGAACAGCGGCCAAGACCTCACAGATGGGAAAACTGGGCCCACCCTGGTCATCATGGAAACGGTGATGGCCAGCATTACTCTGCTAGCCTACACAGTGGACCTGGCCTTCTCTTTCAAACTGCTGCGGGATAGGAGTCATGTCTGA